A region of Bombilactobacillus folatiphilus DNA encodes the following proteins:
- the rpe gene encoding ribulose-phosphate 3-epimerase has translation MTKSMIAPSILSANPLNLQDDLDTAILGGADMFHIDIMDGMFVPHLTFGPDLVAAIRATTALPLDVHLMAEHPENYVPQLIQTRADLINLHVESTVHVYDLVQQIQAAGLKAGIVLNPATAVSSISPLLPLVDNVLVMTVNPGFGGQQFIVPMLSKIEELAQLKIKHPEFKYTLEVDGGINEQTIKSCQQAGASSFVAGSFIFDHDIVAQIKCLKQAIDCE, from the coding sequence ATGACCAAATCAATGATTGCACCTTCTATCTTGAGTGCTAATCCGCTAAACTTGCAAGATGATTTAGATACTGCCATTTTAGGTGGAGCGGATATGTTTCACATTGATATTATGGATGGTATGTTTGTACCACATCTGACTTTTGGTCCAGATTTGGTGGCAGCTATTCGTGCTACGACAGCACTGCCATTAGATGTTCATTTGATGGCGGAGCATCCCGAAAATTATGTACCGCAATTAATTCAGACACGCGCGGACTTGATTAATTTGCATGTGGAAAGTACGGTTCATGTTTATGATCTAGTCCAACAGATTCAAGCCGCAGGTTTAAAAGCCGGAATTGTCTTGAATCCAGCTACAGCCGTTTCGAGTATAAGTCCGTTGTTGCCTTTAGTTGATAATGTATTGGTGATGACCGTTAATCCGGGATTTGGTGGTCAACAATTTATTGTGCCTATGTTATCAAAAATTGAGGAGTTGGCACAGTTGAAAATAAAACATCCAGAGTTTAAATATACATTAGAAGTTGACGGTGGCATTAACGAACAAACGATTAAAAGTTGCCAACAAGCTGGTGCTTCAAGTTTTGTAGCAGGTTCGTTTATTTTTGATCATGACATTGTGGCGCAAATTAAATGTTTGAAGCAGGCGATTGATTGTGAATAA
- the rsgA gene encoding ribosome small subunit-dependent GTPase A translates to MEIGKIIKSNSGFYDVKTQTGQIVRTRARGNFRQQKIKPLVGDIIEFEQDYILKIKPRKNEIIRPLIANVDQALIVMSAVQPTFSNNLLDRFLVNLQAQKIKPLIYLSKTDLTPPTDLAIIHQQLFYYERFGYQVFDQQQMSELKIALSQFETVVTGQTGTGKSTLINRLLPNLKLKTDAISDSLHRGKHTTRLVTLYPFQDGLIADTPGFSSLKFQGITKELLPQLFVDFQYFQPFCKYRSCLHLNEPDCAVKQAVHEQKILASRYDNYCQFQEELAQIRPVYQKISNKKEGKR, encoded by the coding sequence ATGGAAATAGGAAAAATCATTAAGTCAAATAGCGGTTTTTATGATGTTAAAACGCAAACTGGACAAATTGTACGTACTCGTGCACGCGGCAATTTTCGTCAACAAAAAATCAAACCACTAGTGGGTGATATCATTGAATTTGAGCAAGATTATATTTTGAAAATTAAACCCCGAAAAAATGAAATTATTCGCCCATTAATTGCTAACGTGGATCAAGCTTTAATTGTTATGTCAGCTGTACAGCCAACATTTTCGAATAATTTGTTAGATCGTTTTTTAGTTAATCTGCAAGCGCAAAAAATTAAACCATTAATTTATTTAAGTAAAACTGATTTGACACCGCCAACTGATTTAGCGATCATTCACCAACAATTGTTCTATTATGAGCGCTTTGGTTATCAAGTTTTTGACCAGCAACAAATGTCAGAGCTAAAGATAGCCTTATCACAATTTGAAACTGTGGTCACAGGACAAACAGGGACTGGTAAATCAACCTTAATCAATCGACTGCTTCCAAACTTAAAATTAAAGACGGATGCAATATCTGACAGTCTTCATCGTGGTAAACATACGACGAGATTGGTAACTTTATATCCATTTCAAGACGGTTTGATTGCAGATACGCCAGGTTTTTCTTCCTTGAAATTTCAGGGAATTACGAAAGAACTATTGCCACAATTATTTGTTGATTTTCAATATTTTCAACCATTTTGTAAATATCGAAGTTGCTTGCATTTGAATGAACCTGATTGTGCTGTGAAACAGGCAGTGCACGAGCAAAAAATTTTGGCAAGTCGTTATGATAATTATTGTCAGTTTCAAGAAGAATTGGCACAAATTCGGCCTGTTTATCAAAAAATATCTAATAAAAAAGAGGGAAAAAGATGA
- the pknB gene encoding Stk1 family PASTA domain-containing Ser/Thr kinase, which produces MINKGDLIAERYLILDALGEGGMSNVYLAEDTFLHRKVALKSLRLDLTDNQQFRERFQRESRTMSELSSPYIVNILDIGDDNFPYIVMEYVQGPSLKKYLRQNYPLAQQKILDLMHEILQGVSVAHKHGIIHRDLKPQNVFITTQGHAKVGDFGIALALGEQSITQSDSTIGSVHYMAPERVRGAQANIQSDIYSLGIILFEMLTGHLPFDAETSLAVAAKHFREPIPDLSQIDASIPTPLQNVVLKATAKDPNQRYGTVEEMAQDLATSLDIARQKEPLFVPDLLPNSNDEETKVLTSMDHSTLSHSSKKPEHENQSQASKTKHWYQQSKYLLGILGLVVIFISCLLFWNWYNRKEVKVPDVSDLSLNQAQAVLNNSGLKVGQISHQSSAKVKKHNIIRSLPPKGGRLKSGTKVNLIRSTGPLKRSVPNVVGMNYYAAKQKLKRAGFKVKRENHYSSMVNAGSVISQAPKANHKKISQKKTIHLRVSLGQKNHGFVVKDVTGYNLRGVQDYANEEGLHLVMHTVVSDNIDKGLVVSQNPVAGSRVLRGADLVVNLSSGPVPDNSNDSKQPVSHPDSSDIQNVSRTVNVHYDSQSNSGSNVVKIYIKDANHSLTDVYQTLNITSDTPVTINLQLNKGQSGQYIVERDGQTVDSQVVTAN; this is translated from the coding sequence ATGATTAATAAGGGAGATCTGATTGCAGAACGCTATCTTATTTTAGATGCTCTTGGCGAGGGCGGTATGTCAAATGTTTATTTGGCTGAGGATACCTTTTTACATCGTAAAGTAGCTTTAAAAAGTTTGCGGTTAGATTTAACTGACAATCAGCAGTTTCGTGAACGCTTTCAACGTGAATCTCGCACTATGAGTGAGCTATCCAGTCCATATATCGTTAATATTTTAGATATCGGTGATGATAATTTTCCGTATATTGTGATGGAATATGTCCAAGGGCCTAGTTTAAAAAAATATTTACGACAAAATTATCCGTTAGCACAACAAAAAATTTTGGATTTAATGCATGAAATTTTACAGGGTGTGAGTGTGGCGCATAAACACGGAATAATTCATCGTGATTTAAAACCGCAAAATGTTTTTATTACTACTCAAGGCCATGCGAAAGTCGGCGATTTTGGTATTGCATTGGCTTTAGGTGAGCAGTCCATTACGCAATCTGATTCTACGATTGGCTCAGTTCATTATATGGCCCCAGAACGCGTTCGTGGTGCACAGGCAAATATTCAGTCGGATATTTATTCTTTAGGAATTATTTTATTTGAAATGTTGACAGGACACTTGCCTTTTGATGCAGAAACTTCGTTAGCTGTGGCGGCCAAACATTTTCGTGAACCGATCCCTGATCTTAGTCAAATTGATGCTTCCATTCCCACACCTCTGCAAAATGTTGTTTTAAAAGCAACTGCGAAAGATCCCAATCAGCGATATGGCACTGTGGAAGAAATGGCCCAAGATTTAGCGACTAGTTTGGATATTGCTCGTCAAAAGGAACCATTATTTGTGCCGGATCTTCTTCCTAACTCTAACGATGAAGAAACCAAAGTTTTGACCAGTATGGATCACTCAACTTTAAGTCATTCTTCTAAAAAGCCGGAACATGAGAATCAATCCCAAGCGTCTAAAACTAAACATTGGTATCAACAATCGAAATATCTCTTGGGAATTTTGGGTTTAGTTGTGATATTTATTAGTTGTTTGCTATTTTGGAATTGGTATAATCGTAAAGAAGTCAAAGTACCGGATGTTTCTGATTTGAGTTTGAATCAAGCGCAAGCTGTTTTGAATAATTCTGGTTTGAAAGTAGGGCAAATTAGCCATCAGTCGAGTGCTAAAGTTAAAAAGCATAATATTATTCGTTCTTTGCCCCCAAAAGGCGGGCGTTTAAAATCGGGAACAAAAGTAAATTTGATTCGTAGTACCGGCCCCTTGAAACGTTCTGTTCCTAACGTTGTGGGGATGAATTATTACGCTGCAAAGCAAAAATTGAAGCGAGCTGGTTTTAAAGTTAAGCGTGAAAATCATTATTCAAGTATGGTGAATGCAGGTAGTGTGATTAGTCAGGCCCCCAAAGCTAATCATAAGAAAATTTCACAGAAAAAAACAATTCATTTGCGCGTCTCATTAGGTCAGAAAAATCATGGTTTTGTGGTTAAAGACGTGACTGGGTATAATTTGCGCGGTGTTCAAGATTATGCTAACGAAGAAGGCCTGCATTTGGTGATGCATACGGTGGTTTCTGATAATATTGACAAGGGATTGGTTGTTTCCCAGAATCCAGTGGCTGGCAGTCGAGTATTACGTGGCGCTGATTTAGTTGTGAATCTGTCTAGTGGTCCTGTGCCAGACAATAGTAACGATAGTAAACAGCCGGTATCCCATCCGGATTCGTCAGATATCCAGAATGTTTCACGAACAGTGAATGTTCATTATGATAGTCAGTCTAATAGTGGAAGTAATGTTGTTAAAATTTATATCAAAGATGCTAATCATAGTTTGACGGATGTTTATCAAACGTTAAATATTACCTCTGATACACCGGTTACTATTAATTTACAATTGAATAAAGGACAAAGTGGACAATATATTGTGGAGCGTGATGGACAAACTGTTGATTCACAAGTTGTAACGGCTAATTAA
- a CDS encoding Stp1/IreP family PP2C-type Ser/Thr phosphatase, which yields MQIAFSTDIGKHRKTNQDDVQVYQNQCGVTLALVADGMGGHRGGDVASDMVIRHFGLAFEQNQVRDIRALSHWTNDFLIQENQRVIDAANRKTELNGMGTTIVGAFVFPDQVAVFNVGDSRCYLFNAGKLRQVSFDHSLVNELLVAGEITPEEARTFPNKNIITQSLGVSADVKPTFGFFDLIEDSQILLCSDGLTNMLSNHELQEVLKLKLSPQQKCDLFIQKANQAGGLDNITALVIDLALDSEDETND from the coding sequence ATGCAAATTGCATTTAGTACAGATATTGGTAAGCATCGAAAAACTAATCAAGATGATGTACAAGTTTATCAAAATCAGTGTGGTGTGACTTTAGCATTGGTGGCTGATGGAATGGGGGGGCATCGCGGTGGTGACGTTGCTTCTGATATGGTTATTCGACATTTTGGGCTGGCATTTGAACAAAATCAAGTTAGAGATATTCGGGCTTTGTCGCATTGGACAAATGATTTTTTAATTCAAGAAAATCAGCGCGTGATTGATGCTGCCAACCGAAAGACCGAATTAAATGGTATGGGGACCACAATTGTTGGGGCATTTGTTTTTCCTGATCAGGTAGCGGTCTTTAATGTGGGCGATAGTCGATGCTATTTATTCAATGCTGGCAAATTGCGCCAGGTTAGTTTTGATCATTCGCTGGTGAACGAACTATTGGTGGCTGGTGAGATTACGCCTGAAGAGGCACGAACTTTTCCTAATAAGAATATTATTACGCAAAGCTTGGGTGTTTCTGCAGATGTTAAGCCTACGTTTGGTTTTTTTGATTTAATTGAGGACTCACAAATTTTATTATGTAGTGATGGTTTGACAAATATGTTGTCAAATCATGAATTGCAGGAAGTTTTAAAATTAAAATTATCTCCTCAACAAAAGTGTGACTTGTTCATTCAAAAGGCCAATCAAGCTGGTGGCTTAGATAATATTACAGCCTTGGTCATTGATTTAGCACTTGATAGCGAGGATGAAACGAATGATTAA
- the rsmB gene encoding 16S rRNA (cytosine(967)-C(5))-methyltransferase RsmB, translating to MTKSIKITVRSLAVQILTKVLHNGEYSNKLINDTLQRKILNDADQRLLSQLVYGVLQHKLTLDYELALYIKDKKLVSWVQNVLRVAVYQLKYLDRIPDRAVLFEATQLAKEQGNPGLAKLVTAVLRNLQRHGWRDLGKLTPEERWSIEYSVPKWVIKELLDQVGSVKTKTILQSLNHSPRTSLRVNSAKITRTKLQASLRSDGLDVHPSSISDLALVSDHGFVAGSSWFQAGYCTIQDESSMLVAPALQIESTDHILDACAAPGGKTTQMASLLNSQGHVTALDLHAKKLKLIQRNAQRLGVADKITTEALDARQVGQNFSSNSFDRILVDAPCSGFGLMRRKPEIRYGRQLADVKNLAKIQQEILSAVAPLLKVQGYLVYSTCTIFEQENSQVIEQFLATHSDYRRVLVYTHENLEKNICDQMLKIYPDDYQTDGFFIACLQRVK from the coding sequence GTGACCAAATCAATTAAAATAACGGTTCGGAGTTTAGCCGTGCAAATTCTGACCAAAGTTCTGCATAATGGTGAATATTCGAACAAACTAATTAACGATACTTTGCAACGGAAAATTTTAAATGATGCTGATCAACGCTTGCTGAGTCAATTAGTTTATGGCGTACTGCAGCATAAATTGACTTTAGATTATGAATTAGCACTGTATATCAAAGATAAAAAACTGGTATCTTGGGTGCAAAATGTTTTGCGCGTAGCGGTCTATCAGCTAAAATATTTAGATCGGATTCCTGATCGTGCCGTTTTATTTGAAGCAACACAATTAGCTAAAGAGCAGGGCAATCCGGGGTTAGCCAAGTTGGTGACAGCGGTGTTGCGTAACTTGCAACGTCATGGTTGGCGTGATTTGGGCAAGCTAACACCAGAAGAACGATGGAGTATTGAATATAGCGTGCCCAAATGGGTTATTAAAGAATTGTTGGACCAAGTTGGTTCAGTCAAAACGAAGACAATTCTGCAAAGCTTAAACCATTCTCCAAGAACATCGTTACGTGTTAATTCAGCGAAAATAACGCGAACAAAGTTACAGGCAAGTTTGCGATCTGATGGATTAGACGTTCACCCCAGTTCAATCAGCGATTTAGCGTTGGTCAGTGATCATGGTTTTGTTGCGGGGTCTTCGTGGTTTCAAGCTGGATACTGTACGATTCAAGACGAAAGTTCAATGCTTGTGGCACCGGCTTTGCAAATTGAGTCAACTGATCATATTTTAGACGCTTGCGCTGCCCCAGGTGGCAAGACGACGCAAATGGCTAGTTTATTAAATTCTCAAGGACATGTAACGGCGTTAGATTTACATGCAAAGAAATTAAAACTAATTCAACGTAATGCTCAACGCCTGGGAGTTGCTGACAAAATTACGACAGAAGCTTTAGATGCTCGTCAAGTTGGTCAAAATTTCTCATCTAATAGTTTTGATCGCATTTTAGTAGATGCACCTTGCTCCGGTTTTGGTTTAATGCGTCGGAAACCCGAAATTCGGTACGGAAGGCAGTTAGCTGATGTTAAAAATTTAGCAAAAATCCAACAAGAAATTTTGTCGGCTGTGGCACCTTTATTAAAAGTACAAGGCTACTTAGTTTATAGTACTTGTACTATTTTCGAACAAGAAAATTCGCAGGTGATAGAACAGTTTTTGGCTACACATTCTGATTATCGTCGAGTGTTGGTTTATACCCACGAAAATTTAGAAAAAAATATTTGTGATCAAATGTTGAAAATTTATCCAGATGATTATCAAACGGACGGTTTTTTTATTGCTTGTTTACAAAGGGTGAAATAA
- the fmt gene encoding methionyl-tRNA formyltransferase — protein MTKIIFMGTPAFSVTVLEGLLQAQYEIVAVVTQPDRQVGRKKRLEMSPVKKFALAHDLLVLQPEKLSGSPELTTLIDLHPDLIVTAAFGQFVPTKLLKAAQIAAINVHGSLLPHNRGGAPIQRSIMNGDQQTGITIMYMVAQMDAGDIISQQSIEIDQHDTSGSLFAKLAIVGRDLLLQTIPQIVAGTNKRFPQDESQVTVTPNLKPDEEQIDIQQAAAYIDRQVRGLNPDPVAYLMVKKQRVKVYQISVGEQTTTAKPGTIVERTKHQLGIAAGDNSIIYLERLQPAGKNVMMISDYLNGNGKDLQVGDQIN, from the coding sequence ATGACAAAAATAATTTTTATGGGAACACCTGCTTTTTCAGTAACGGTATTAGAAGGCTTGTTACAGGCACAATATGAAATTGTGGCCGTGGTAACGCAACCGGATCGGCAAGTGGGGCGGAAGAAGCGTCTGGAAATGTCGCCAGTGAAAAAATTTGCTTTAGCGCATGATTTGCTGGTGTTACAACCAGAGAAATTAAGTGGTAGTCCAGAATTAACTACTTTAATTGATTTACACCCTGATTTGATTGTTACAGCAGCATTTGGACAATTTGTCCCAACAAAGTTACTCAAAGCAGCGCAAATCGCAGCGATCAATGTTCACGGTTCTTTATTACCTCATAACCGTGGAGGTGCGCCTATCCAAAGATCAATTATGAATGGTGATCAACAAACTGGAATTACGATTATGTATATGGTAGCTCAAATGGATGCAGGTGATATTATTAGTCAGCAGTCCATTGAGATTGATCAACATGATACAAGTGGTTCATTATTTGCAAAATTGGCAATTGTGGGTCGGGATTTGTTGTTGCAAACCATACCTCAGATTGTTGCTGGCACTAATAAACGTTTTCCTCAAGATGAAAGTCAAGTAACTGTCACGCCTAATTTGAAACCTGATGAGGAACAAATTGATATTCAACAGGCTGCTGCCTACATTGATCGTCAAGTTCGTGGTTTGAATCCGGATCCAGTCGCTTACTTAATGGTAAAAAAGCAACGGGTGAAAGTTTATCAAATAAGTGTTGGTGAGCAAACGACCACGGCTAAACCAGGAACTATTGTGGAACGGACTAAGCATCAATTAGGAATTGCTGCAGGTGATAATTCAATTATTTATTTAGAACGATTACAACCAGCTGGTAAAAATGTAATGATGATTTCTGATTATTTAAATGGTAATGGAAAGGATTTACAAGTCGGTGACCAAATCAATTAA
- the priA gene encoding primosomal protein N': MVPLTAQSFIQPGVRVSVPFGRGGRLVQGFIVSLSQEIQFAGHVKEIKEILDLQPVLNPELLQLSDWLAQQTFAFRISCLQTMLPSIMRSKAQKLVVTQDEKIKNSAIFQGQSFLEWTADLPTEVQQQLASWQKQDLVWMQYQLKNHAHHVKQLVLQRLDFDYAALLQQISPVAKKQRQLVKIFVDSDLATISYADLVQKYQISNATANAAVKKGWFVKHNQVRLRNPIATTIFDTKPKQLTTEQQNAVQQIISANDRPILLEGVTGSGKTEVYLQVIQYYLNQGQTALMLVPEISLTPQMVQQVSGRFGEQVAVLHSGLSQGERYDEWQRINQGQAKVVVGARSAVFAPLQNLGIIIIDEEHEASYKQADNPRYHARDVALWRGRYHHCSVLLGSATPSLESRARAQKQVYQLLKLNKRVFNQALPAVHIIDMRQTKMLSDYLDLSQPILRGLQTTLQKREKAILLLNRRGFASYLICRSCGFVPQCPNCDISLTVHLKEQRLLCHYCGFSQTLPQICPQCHSAKLRYDGTGTQKVERELVELLPTAKIVRMDNDTTTRKGAHQKLLTTFDQQGDILLGTQMIAKGLDFPQVTFVGVINADTGLATSDFRASERTFQLLTQVSGRAGRAHKQGQVVIQTYNPDHYSIQLAAQQDYEQFYRREMNFRHQAQYPPYFYLIKLSVSHKLQAQAFKMAYNIAKQLRPLLLAREQLLGPTQPAIGRVKQRYYYQIVIKYRRNEQLFQVLHRIMNDVQQDSRQGFLVAIDHEPQQLE, translated from the coding sequence ATGGTTCCTCTAACTGCGCAATCTTTTATTCAACCAGGTGTTCGTGTTAGTGTTCCATTTGGCCGTGGCGGTCGTTTAGTCCAAGGTTTTATAGTTAGTTTGAGTCAAGAAATTCAGTTCGCGGGTCATGTCAAAGAAATTAAAGAAATTTTGGATTTACAACCGGTTTTGAATCCCGAATTATTGCAATTATCGGATTGGTTAGCACAACAAACTTTTGCATTTCGAATTTCTTGTCTGCAAACCATGTTGCCTAGTATTATGCGTTCTAAAGCTCAAAAGTTAGTAGTTACACAAGATGAAAAAATTAAGAATTCTGCAATTTTTCAAGGGCAGTCTTTTCTTGAGTGGACAGCTGATTTGCCAACTGAGGTGCAACAACAATTAGCGTCGTGGCAAAAACAAGATTTGGTGTGGATGCAATATCAATTAAAAAATCATGCTCATCATGTGAAGCAGTTAGTTTTGCAGCGACTTGATTTTGATTATGCAGCGCTGTTACAACAGATTTCACCCGTGGCTAAAAAACAACGTCAGTTGGTAAAAATTTTCGTAGACTCTGATCTGGCAACGATTAGTTATGCAGATTTGGTGCAGAAATATCAAATTAGTAATGCGACTGCTAATGCTGCAGTTAAAAAGGGATGGTTTGTCAAGCATAATCAGGTGCGTTTACGCAATCCGATTGCCACTACAATATTCGATACCAAACCCAAGCAGCTGACCACGGAGCAACAAAATGCGGTTCAACAAATTATTTCTGCTAATGATCGTCCTATTTTATTGGAAGGTGTGACGGGTAGTGGCAAGACTGAAGTTTATCTGCAAGTTATTCAGTATTATCTAAACCAGGGTCAAACAGCATTAATGCTTGTGCCTGAAATTTCATTGACACCACAAATGGTCCAGCAAGTTTCAGGACGTTTTGGTGAGCAAGTTGCGGTGTTGCACAGTGGTTTGTCACAAGGTGAACGCTACGACGAATGGCAAAGAATTAATCAAGGGCAAGCCAAGGTAGTCGTGGGCGCGAGATCGGCTGTTTTTGCGCCACTTCAAAATTTGGGCATAATTATTATTGATGAAGAACATGAAGCAAGCTATAAGCAAGCTGATAATCCTCGTTATCATGCACGAGATGTTGCTTTGTGGCGCGGTCGGTATCATCATTGCTCAGTGCTTTTGGGAAGTGCGACCCCCAGCTTAGAATCGCGGGCACGTGCACAAAAGCAGGTTTATCAGCTCTTGAAATTAAATAAGCGCGTCTTTAATCAAGCTTTACCTGCAGTTCACATTATTGATATGCGCCAAACAAAAATGTTGTCAGACTATTTGGATTTATCACAACCAATTCTTCGAGGACTACAAACAACTTTACAAAAAAGGGAAAAAGCAATTCTATTGTTAAATCGCCGAGGCTTTGCTTCATATCTAATTTGCCGCAGTTGTGGTTTTGTACCACAATGTCCAAATTGTGACATTTCATTGACAGTTCATCTCAAAGAACAGCGGTTGCTTTGCCATTATTGTGGTTTTAGTCAGACTTTACCTCAAATTTGTCCACAATGTCATAGCGCTAAATTGCGATATGACGGAACGGGGACTCAAAAAGTTGAGCGGGAATTAGTTGAATTATTACCAACGGCTAAAATTGTACGGATGGATAACGATACAACGACGCGCAAGGGCGCACATCAAAAATTGTTAACGACTTTTGATCAACAAGGCGATATCTTATTAGGAACTCAAATGATTGCTAAGGGTTTAGACTTTCCACAGGTAACATTTGTGGGGGTCATTAATGCTGATACTGGTTTAGCAACGAGCGATTTTCGTGCTAGTGAACGGACTTTTCAATTGTTGACCCAAGTGAGTGGCCGAGCTGGACGTGCTCACAAACAAGGTCAAGTTGTGATTCAAACTTATAACCCTGATCATTATTCGATTCAATTAGCCGCTCAACAAGATTATGAACAATTTTACAGAAGAGAAATGAATTTTCGTCATCAAGCTCAATATCCGCCGTATTTTTATTTGATTAAGCTTAGCGTATCTCATAAATTGCAGGCGCAAGCATTCAAGATGGCTTATAATATAGCTAAGCAATTACGACCACTATTATTGGCGCGAGAACAACTCTTAGGACCTACTCAGCCGGCAATTGGGCGGGTTAAGCAGCGTTATTATTATCAAATTGTGATTAAATATCGACGCAATGAACAATTATTTCAGGTACTACACAGAATTATGAATGATGTGCAACAAGATAGTCGTCAAGGTTTTTTAGTGGCGATTGATCATGAGCCACAACAATTGGAGTAA
- the rpoZ gene encoding DNA-directed RNA polymerase subunit omega has translation MISYPSIDKLLDQVNSRYSLAILSAKRAHEIDDGDVEMLASYESPRTVGQALEEIADGKVKIDPNSILSEHNAEQIDYLEEAEHERMEDLENQ, from the coding sequence ATGATTTCATATCCTTCAATTGATAAGTTATTAGATCAAGTTAATTCACGATATTCTTTAGCAATTTTGTCAGCTAAAAGAGCACATGAAATTGATGATGGTGATGTTGAGATGTTAGCTTCTTATGAATCACCGCGAACTGTCGGCCAAGCTTTGGAAGAAATTGCGGATGGTAAAGTCAAAATTGATCCGAACTCAATTTTGAGTGAACATAATGCTGAGCAGATTGATTACTTGGAAGAAGCTGAGCATGAACGAATGGAAGATTTAGAGAATCAATAA